From candidate division WOR-3 bacterium, one genomic window encodes:
- a CDS encoding FAD-binding oxidoreductase, with amino-acid sequence MVLPRVVTRLKEICAAQRVITDPEKLVDYSHDEGPEKPHLPDLVVKPVTVAEISEIVRLAQEEKIPVTPRGLGTGLAGGAVPIEGGIVLSTELMDKVIEVDADNLMVRTQPGVRTVRLQEVCAEFNLYYPVDPASLDDCSIGGNVATNAGGARAFKYGVTGDYVTGIQAVLADGSVLNYGGKLRKNVTGYDLNKLLIGSEGTLGIVTEITFRLVPKPRYQVDLLIPFRGLHLGVELVLRLVKEKRFVPAVIEFIERKGIEACAQVFQENLPFKEAALQVLVEVEGSEKEAVLDDALTVAQMAKALGGEEPLIADNQASQARLWKTRRSIAKTLKQVYPEVMAEDIVVPLARLPETVEFITKLEKQFQTVIVPFGHIGDGNIHVDICRDSDDRANWQKTCARIVDQLIEFVVKVGGQITAEHGIGSLKKHLLKKGLSEVEIKVMKEMKRALDPNGLLNPGKIFP; translated from the coding sequence ATGGTTTTGCCCCGGGTTGTTACCCGGTTGAAAGAGATTTGTGCGGCGCAGCGGGTGATAACCGACCCGGAAAAACTAGTTGACTATAGCCACGATGAGGGTCCGGAAAAACCCCACCTGCCGGATTTGGTTGTGAAGCCGGTAACGGTTGCTGAGATTAGCGAGATAGTCAGACTGGCGCAGGAGGAGAAAATTCCGGTGACACCGCGCGGCCTGGGCACCGGTCTGGCTGGGGGCGCGGTACCAATCGAGGGTGGTATTGTACTGTCAACCGAACTGATGGACAAAGTGATTGAGGTTGACGCGGACAACCTGATGGTCCGGACTCAACCCGGGGTGAGAACCGTGCGGCTCCAGGAAGTTTGTGCCGAGTTTAATCTTTACTATCCGGTGGACCCGGCATCGCTTGACGACTGTTCAATCGGCGGCAATGTTGCAACCAATGCCGGTGGTGCGCGGGCGTTTAAGTACGGCGTGACCGGCGATTATGTAACCGGAATACAGGCGGTGCTGGCAGACGGTTCGGTGCTTAATTACGGCGGAAAGTTGAGAAAGAATGTCACCGGCTACGACCTTAATAAACTCCTTATCGGTTCCGAGGGTACCCTGGGTATCGTCACCGAAATCACCTTCCGGCTCGTGCCCAAGCCCCGTTATCAGGTTGACCTGTTAATCCCTTTTCGGGGTCTGCATCTCGGGGTGGAACTGGTGTTGCGGCTGGTAAAAGAGAAACGGTTTGTGCCGGCGGTGATTGAGTTTATTGAGAGAAAGGGGATAGAAGCCTGTGCCCAAGTGTTTCAGGAAAATCTGCCGTTTAAAGAGGCGGCGCTACAGGTCCTGGTTGAAGTTGAGGGTAGCGAAAAGGAGGCGGTGCTGGATGATGCCCTAACGGTAGCACAGATGGCAAAGGCACTGGGTGGCGAAGAGCCGCTCATTGCCGACAATCAAGCCAGTCAGGCAAGGCTGTGGAAAACCCGGCGTTCAATTGCGAAAACATTGAAACAGGTCTATCCAGAGGTGATGGCAGAGGATATCGTGGTGCCGCTGGCGCGCCTGCCCGAGACGGTTGAGTTTATCACCAAACTGGAAAAACAGTTCCAAACCGTAATCGTGCCTTTCGGTCATATCGGCGATGGCAACATCCATGTTGACATCTGCCGGGACAGTGATGACCGGGCAAACTGGCAAAAAACCTGCGCCCGGATTGTTGACCAGTTGATTGAGTTTGTTGTGAAGGTCGGGGGGCAGATAACTGCGGAGCACGGTATCGGTTCACTCAAAAAGCATCTTTTGAAAAAAGGGCTTTCCGAGGTTGAGATTAAGGTTATGAAGGAGATGAAACGGGCGCTAGACCCGAACGGTCTCTTAAACCCGGGCAAAATATTTCCCTGA
- the alaS gene encoding alanine--tRNA ligase, producing MNHRELRRTFLEFYAQREHKIVPSSSLIPKDDPTLLFTSAGMVQFKALWAGAVELPYRRACSIQKCLRASDLEKVGKTPRHCTFFEMLGNFSFGDYFKAEAIPWAWEYLTQVVKLDPAKLYVSVFEDDEEAYEVWHKKVGLPEKKIYRLGEKDNFWGPAGGTGACGPCSEIYVDLGPEFGCGKDSCGPGCDCDRFSEVYNIVFPQFNQLPDGKREPLKNRGIDTGMGLERLAMVSQGKRTIFDTDLFLPLVRATEEILGKGLDAENRQMFYVAVDHARALTFAITDGAIPSNEGRGYVLRNILRRALLFAFRGGVQEPFLFRVCGAVVELMRQFYPELTAKREQVALIVRAEEERFLRTLAAGLERWEETRIRYQQDGTIPGEELFKLHDTYGFHIELVEELAADAGLKLDRAGFERAMQEQKERSRKATFITTGLGGIPVEAGTSSETEFVGYESDETESELVSFVRQEDGSYELVLRRTPFYAEAGGQVGDTGRVVGEGFEFEVQDSYFKHGVRVLRAVLKSGEPKTGVVFAAIDKERRREIERAHTATHLLHAALRRVVGDYVKQEGSLVEPGRLRFDFAAFEPLKLEQINEVERLVYEAVLRDIKVERLVDVPLEEAKRMGALAFFGEQYGERVRVLKIGDFSMELCGGTHLRRTGEVGLLRIVAETGVAAGIRRIEAVVGRQAFERVKRERQTLDQIEEHLGVGEEALFKKVVGLTEELKRVEARVRQLSAQLARNAAAELVNRVETVAGVQMVQGDFPFFEVEELRIVADRLRELLMGSYAVLLTGAVAQDRLRFVVMVSPDLQSKLPAGKLAKVVGSAMAGGGGGRQDIAEGGGRIDRRDAGRQALTQALIDAQAG from the coding sequence ATGAACCATCGGGAGTTGCGTCGAACATTTCTTGAGTTTTATGCCCAGCGGGAGCACAAGATTGTGCCCAGTTCATCTCTGATTCCCAAGGACGACCCAACGCTTTTGTTTACGAGCGCGGGAATGGTGCAGTTTAAGGCGCTGTGGGCGGGTGCGGTGGAGTTACCGTACCGGCGGGCGTGCTCAATCCAGAAGTGTCTAAGGGCATCTGATTTGGAAAAGGTTGGGAAGACACCAAGACACTGCACATTTTTTGAGATGCTGGGCAACTTTTCGTTTGGCGACTATTTTAAGGCGGAGGCAATTCCCTGGGCATGGGAGTATTTAACACAGGTGGTGAAACTCGACCCGGCAAAACTTTATGTCTCAGTTTTTGAGGATGATGAGGAGGCTTATGAGGTGTGGCATAAGAAGGTGGGGTTGCCTGAGAAGAAGATTTATCGGCTGGGTGAGAAGGACAATTTCTGGGGTCCAGCAGGCGGAACTGGTGCCTGCGGTCCCTGTTCCGAGATTTATGTTGACCTGGGTCCGGAGTTCGGTTGCGGCAAGGACAGTTGCGGGCCCGGTTGCGATTGCGACCGATTTTCTGAGGTTTACAACATCGTGTTTCCCCAGTTTAATCAGTTGCCTGATGGCAAGCGCGAGCCGTTGAAGAACCGGGGTATTGACACCGGTATGGGGCTGGAGCGCCTGGCGATGGTTTCCCAGGGTAAGAGGACGATTTTTGACACCGACCTGTTTTTGCCGCTGGTGCGGGCAACCGAGGAGATTCTGGGCAAGGGTTTAGACGCCGAAAACCGGCAGATGTTTTATGTCGCGGTGGACCATGCCCGGGCTTTGACCTTTGCGATTACCGATGGTGCAATTCCTTCCAATGAGGGCCGGGGTTATGTGTTGCGGAATATTCTGCGCCGTGCTTTGCTGTTTGCGTTTCGTGGCGGGGTGCAGGAACCGTTTCTTTTTCGGGTGTGTGGCGCGGTGGTCGAGTTGATGCGTCAGTTTTATCCGGAGTTGACCGCAAAACGGGAGCAGGTTGCCTTGATTGTTCGTGCCGAGGAGGAGCGGTTTTTGCGGACGCTGGCGGCGGGATTGGAGCGCTGGGAAGAGACCCGGATACGATATCAGCAGGACGGAACGATTCCGGGTGAAGAGCTTTTTAAGTTGCACGACACCTACGGGTTTCACATTGAACTGGTGGAGGAACTTGCCGCTGATGCCGGGTTGAAACTGGACCGGGCGGGTTTTGAGCGGGCGATGCAGGAGCAGAAGGAACGGAGCCGGAAGGCAACATTTATCACTACCGGGTTAGGGGGAATACCGGTTGAGGCGGGCACAAGCAGCGAGACGGAGTTTGTGGGGTATGAGAGCGATGAGACCGAGAGCGAACTGGTGAGTTTTGTCCGGCAGGAGGATGGGAGTTATGAGCTGGTTTTGCGCCGGACACCGTTTTACGCCGAAGCAGGAGGCCAGGTGGGCGATACCGGTCGGGTTGTGGGTGAGGGTTTTGAGTTTGAGGTGCAGGACAGTTACTTTAAGCATGGGGTGCGGGTTTTGCGGGCGGTTTTGAAATCGGGTGAGCCGAAGACCGGGGTGGTGTTTGCGGCAATTGATAAAGAGCGGCGCCGGGAGATTGAACGGGCGCACACCGCGACCCATCTTTTGCATGCGGCGCTGCGCCGGGTAGTGGGCGATTATGTAAAGCAGGAGGGTTCGCTCGTTGAGCCCGGACGATTGCGTTTTGACTTTGCCGCATTTGAACCGCTGAAGTTAGAACAGATAAACGAGGTGGAGCGGCTGGTTTATGAAGCGGTTTTGCGCGACATCAAGGTTGAGCGGCTGGTTGATGTACCTTTAGAGGAGGCAAAGCGGATGGGGGCGCTGGCGTTTTTCGGTGAGCAGTACGGCGAGCGGGTACGGGTTTTGAAGATTGGCGATTTTTCAATGGAGTTGTGCGGTGGTACCCATCTGCGCCGAACCGGAGAGGTCGGGTTGTTGCGGATAGTCGCCGAAACCGGTGTTGCCGCGGGAATCCGGCGGATTGAAGCGGTTGTGGGCCGGCAGGCGTTTGAACGGGTGAAGCGGGAAAGACAGACTCTGGACCAGATTGAGGAGCATTTGGGCGTGGGTGAGGAGGCGCTTTTCAAAAAGGTGGTGGGTTTGACCGAGGAGTTGAAGCGGGTTGAGGCAAGGGTGCGGCAGTTGTCGGCGCAACTGGCGCGCAATGCCGCCGCTGAGCTGGTAAACCGAGTTGAGACAGTTGCTGGAGTTCAAATGGTGCAGGGCGATTTTCCTTTTTTTGAGGTAGAGGAGTTGCGCATTGTCGCCGACCGGCTGCGGGAGTTGCTGATGGGAAGTTATGCGGTTTTGTTGACCGGAGCGGTTGCCCAGGACCGGTTGCGCTTTGTGGTGATGGTGAGCCCGGATTTGCAGTCCAAACTGCCAGCAGGTAAACTGGCAAAGGTTGTGGGAAGCGCGATGGCAGGGGGTGGTGGTGGCAGGCAGGACATTGCCGAAGGAGGCGGCAGGATTGACCGGCGCGATGCGGGCCGACAGGCGCTGACACAGGCGTTGATTGATGCCCAGGCGGGATGA
- a CDS encoding LCP family protein: MSPIKARQLLLPLTLFVLLIILGIIYYFLMPHPYRKTESTLKPGPEGVINILIIGKDARALNPAQDRGGTTRIPREKTAHSDIIVICHINLNQNRLNLVAVPRDLLVIVPGITSAQSRTDFNAMEKITHTYAIGGEPLLRRTLEHLLGIKIDRFIAFDFDSFRMTFRLLRSIIGTISLGTVKLADPDQALKFVRQRNGLTYDDLDRCRNTLNFIKTIAIRLWRLADTRIADLLLKRLFAIIGTDTDLTLTETKELISRLRHQKFTPNHIQTAVLVSEGRPVTLDRYAMTLSCYLPIYPEMEKQIARFLRDQDTISALDFMTQQRYLWPDYMTKNYDLLPDYRTDTLKREEIVKRILELQYPAGESN, translated from the coding sequence ATGTCACCGATTAAAGCCCGGCAACTGCTCTTGCCCTTGACCCTTTTTGTTCTCCTCATCATACTGGGCATCATCTACTATTTCCTTATGCCTCATCCCTACCGCAAAACCGAATCCACCCTGAAACCCGGACCAGAAGGCGTTATCAACATCCTCATCATCGGCAAAGATGCCCGCGCCCTCAACCCCGCCCAGGACCGCGGCGGCACAACCCGCATCCCCCGGGAAAAAACCGCCCATTCCGACATCATCGTCATCTGCCATATAAACTTGAACCAGAACCGCCTCAACCTTGTCGCTGTTCCCCGTGACCTTCTGGTCATCGTGCCCGGTATCACATCTGCCCAATCACGCACCGACTTCAACGCAATGGAAAAAATCACCCACACCTATGCAATCGGCGGTGAACCGCTTTTACGCCGTACCCTTGAACACCTCCTCGGCATCAAAATCGACCGCTTCATCGCCTTTGACTTTGACTCCTTCCGGATGACCTTTCGCCTGCTCCGCTCCATCATTGGCACCATCTCCCTGGGCACGGTAAAACTTGCTGACCCGGACCAGGCGCTCAAATTTGTCCGCCAGCGCAACGGCTTAACCTACGACGACCTTGACCGCTGTCGCAACACCCTCAACTTCATCAAAACTATCGCCATCCGCCTCTGGCGTCTTGCCGACACCCGAATCGCTGACCTCCTGCTCAAGCGCCTCTTCGCCATCATCGGTACCGACACTGACCTCACCCTGACCGAAACAAAAGAACTCATCAGCCGGTTACGCCATCAAAAGTTCACCCCAAACCACATCCAGACTGCGGTTCTCGTCAGCGAAGGCAGACCCGTAACTCTGGACCGCTACGCAATGACCTTATCCTGCTACTTGCCCATCTACCCGGAAATGGAAAAACAGATTGCCCGCTTCCTTCGCGACCAAGACACAATTTCCGCTTTGGATTTCATGACCCAGCAACGCTACCTTTGGCCCGATTATATGACCAAAAACTACGACCTTTTACCCGACTACCGCACCGACACCCTAAAACGCGAGGAGATTGTCAAGAGAATCTTAGAACTGCAATACCCTGCTGGCGAAAGCAACTGA
- the der gene encoding ribosome biogenesis GTPase Der, whose amino-acid sequence MPGVAIVGRPNVGKSTLFNRIVGGRVAITLKEPGITRDRLVRSAEWQGQRFSVIDTGGFVPDAEELLEKEIARQVTLALNAAAVVILVVDGTAGLLPLDEEIAQRLRRQGKQFLLAVNKCDVKRRFDITDFHRLGATKIFPISAEHGTGVAELLDEIVRLLPPEQPLPAGDEIALTILGRPNVGKSTFLNQLLGEDRAIVTPQPGTTRDTIEETFLFEGEPYRIIDTAGIRRRSRVDEPVEFYSVRRALDAIDRCAVALIIIAAHEGPTAQDKRIINLVEKKNKGLVIVANKIDLVPKELKKKTHEYITGQLQFVHYAPLIYACALKGKGVLDAIRQAKAVYHSGAMRISAQFLRSTVLEQLKSTPPKPNCRLISLTQTGIRPPSFRLRLSDPAAADRRYQRYVVNLLRTQFKFSGYPIRLNVTD is encoded by the coding sequence ATGCCCGGCGTCGCAATCGTTGGTCGACCCAATGTCGGCAAATCCACCCTCTTCAACCGTATTGTCGGCGGCAGAGTCGCCATAACCTTAAAAGAACCAGGCATCACCCGGGACCGTCTGGTGCGCAGCGCCGAATGGCAGGGACAGCGCTTTTCTGTAATCGATACCGGGGGCTTCGTGCCTGACGCCGAAGAGTTGCTGGAAAAAGAGATCGCTCGCCAGGTAACACTCGCCCTCAACGCTGCGGCGGTTGTCATTCTGGTCGTTGACGGTACCGCGGGCTTACTACCCCTTGACGAAGAAATTGCCCAGCGGCTGCGCCGTCAGGGAAAACAGTTTCTCCTCGCCGTTAACAAATGCGATGTCAAGCGCCGCTTTGACATCACCGACTTCCACCGGCTCGGCGCAACGAAAATCTTCCCCATCTCTGCCGAGCACGGCACCGGCGTGGCAGAACTCTTAGACGAAATCGTCCGCCTCCTGCCCCCGGAACAACCGTTACCTGCAGGTGATGAAATTGCTTTGACGATACTGGGTCGACCCAATGTCGGCAAATCAACCTTCCTAAACCAGCTCCTGGGAGAAGACCGGGCAATTGTAACTCCCCAGCCCGGTACCACCCGGGACACAATTGAAGAAACTTTCCTCTTTGAGGGCGAACCCTACCGTATCATCGACACCGCCGGCATCCGCCGCCGCTCGCGCGTTGACGAACCGGTCGAGTTTTACTCGGTACGGCGTGCCCTTGATGCCATTGACCGGTGCGCCGTGGCACTGATAATCATCGCCGCTCACGAAGGACCAACCGCGCAGGACAAACGCATCATCAACCTCGTCGAGAAAAAAAACAAAGGTCTCGTCATCGTCGCCAACAAAATTGACCTCGTCCCTAAAGAACTAAAGAAAAAAACTCATGAGTACATCACCGGTCAACTTCAGTTTGTCCATTACGCACCCCTGATATATGCCTGTGCCCTGAAAGGTAAAGGTGTCCTTGACGCCATCCGTCAGGCAAAAGCGGTCTACCACTCCGGCGCGATGCGCATCAGCGCCCAGTTCCTCCGCAGCACCGTCCTTGAACAGCTCAAATCCACCCCGCCGAAACCAAACTGCCGGCTCATAAGTTTAACCCAGACCGGCATCCGACCGCCATCATTCCGGCTGCGCCTTTCTGATCCGGCGGCCGCCGATCGGCGCTACCAGCGTTATGTCGTCAACCTCCTTCGCACCCAGTTCAAATTTAGTGGCTATCCGATTCGCCTCAATGTCACCGATTAA
- a CDS encoding SWIB/MDM2 domain-containing protein — translation MPRGQALMNRTVKLTDAMQPVFGPGKVIKVKDINKKLWAYVKKHKLMTGTGPLMKRSIKLTPDLQALFGKKASVKVGEMMKLLWAYIRKNNLF, via the coding sequence ATGCCACGTGGTCAAGCTCTGATGAATCGCACGGTGAAGCTTACCGATGCGATGCAACCGGTCTTCGGTCCGGGAAAGGTAATCAAGGTAAAAGATATCAACAAGAAACTGTGGGCTTATGTGAAAAAACATAAGCTGATGACCGGGACCGGTCCATTGATGAAACGGTCAATCAAACTGACCCCAGACCTGCAGGCTTTGTTTGGCAAAAAGGCTTCGGTCAAGGTCGGTGAGATGATGAAACTGCTCTGGGCGTACATCCGAAAGAACAATCTGTTCTAA
- a CDS encoding ABC transporter ATP-binding protein, translating to MSSVVRKPVIETVRLTKFYRTGFRMKRVRALVDLNLQVEKGEIFGFLGPNGAGKTTAIKIIIGLAKPTQGFATVLGKPPRDHRVKKSVGFLPESPYFYEYLTAAEFLELTAQLSGVPRGELKPRVREMLKMVRMEHAAHIQMKGFSRGMLQRIGIAQALIHDPEVVVLDEPMGGLDPIGRKEFRDIILSLRDQGKTVFFSTHILADVEMICDRVGIIVGGKMVKAGRLNEILTSEVEAIEVTVRGAQGKFRKALERVAQKAFDSGEFLMLTVKDDDDVERIMAITREAGAKVTAIVPRTKTLEDFFMSQVKSLLEERENV from the coding sequence ATGTCATCAGTTGTAAGAAAGCCGGTAATTGAAACGGTCCGATTGACCAAGTTTTATCGCACTGGTTTTAGGATGAAGCGGGTGCGAGCGCTGGTGGATTTAAATCTTCAAGTTGAGAAGGGGGAAATCTTCGGTTTTTTGGGACCGAATGGCGCCGGAAAGACAACAGCGATTAAAATCATCATCGGTCTCGCAAAGCCCACCCAGGGTTTTGCTACCGTCCTGGGCAAACCACCAAGAGACCACCGGGTTAAAAAGTCGGTTGGTTTTTTACCGGAGTCGCCCTATTTTTATGAATATTTGACCGCGGCAGAGTTTCTGGAATTGACCGCACAACTTTCTGGGGTGCCAAGAGGGGAATTGAAACCGCGTGTACGCGAGATGTTAAAGATGGTGCGGATGGAGCATGCCGCCCATATTCAGATGAAGGGTTTTTCTCGGGGGATGTTGCAACGGATTGGGATTGCCCAGGCGCTAATTCACGACCCAGAGGTGGTGGTGTTGGATGAGCCAATGGGCGGGCTTGACCCGATTGGCAGGAAAGAGTTCCGGGACATTATCCTCAGCCTTAGAGACCAGGGAAAGACCGTATTTTTCTCAACCCATATCCTCGCCGATGTGGAGATGATATGTGACCGGGTGGGTATCATTGTTGGTGGCAAGATGGTGAAGGCGGGTAGATTGAATGAAATTCTTACTTCGGAGGTGGAGGCGATTGAAGTTACGGTGAGAGGGGCGCAGGGCAAGTTCCGTAAGGCGCTGGAGCGAGTTGCACAAAAGGCATTTGATTCCGGAGAGTTTTTGATGCTTACGGTTAAGGATGATGATGATGTGGAACGGATAATGGCAATCACCCGGGAGGCCGGGGCAAAAGTTACAGCGATTGTGCCTCGTACCAAGACGCTGGAGGATTTCTTTATGAGTCAGGTAAAGTCCCTCCTTGAGGAGCGAGAAAATGTTTAA
- a CDS encoding ABC transporter permease, producing MFNRVFGVALNTFRESLRDRVLVALIVTAIVVMAGAKVIQPVAMGEADKIIKDLGLSAITLFCVLIAVLVGGRIVYREVEKRTIYLILARPVRRLEFILGKYLGLMAVLVLSLLIMTAGFYLILLISRVSVTLYLLWAVLMTAFELALLTAVAVFFSTFVTPIASSVFTFIIYFIGHSTYLLKQLAAMSPVPAIKFLGVVLYYILPNLGNFNIRGDVVYGVPLNPQALVLSALYGLVYSLTLLLIAVMIFNRKDF from the coding sequence ATGTTTAACCGGGTATTCGGTGTGGCGTTAAACACCTTTCGGGAGTCTTTGCGGGACCGGGTCCTGGTGGCTTTGATTGTTACAGCGATTGTGGTGATGGCCGGTGCAAAGGTGATTCAACCGGTGGCGATGGGTGAGGCAGATAAAATCATTAAGGATTTAGGGTTATCGGCGATTACGCTTTTCTGTGTGTTGATTGCGGTTTTGGTGGGCGGGCGAATAGTTTATCGCGAGGTGGAGAAAAGAACTATTTACTTGATTCTGGCTCGGCCGGTAAGAAGGTTAGAGTTCATCCTGGGTAAGTATCTGGGTCTAATGGCGGTTTTGGTATTGAGTTTGTTGATAATGACCGCCGGGTTTTACCTAATCCTTTTGATTTCCCGGGTGTCGGTGACGCTTTATTTACTGTGGGCGGTTTTGATGACGGCGTTTGAGCTGGCGCTGCTCACCGCGGTGGCGGTTTTCTTTTCAACCTTTGTAACGCCGATTGCCAGTTCGGTATTTACCTTTATTATATATTTCATTGGCCATAGCACCTATTTACTTAAACAGCTGGCAGCGATGAGTCCGGTACCGGCAATAAAGTTTTTGGGCGTCGTCCTTTACTACATACTGCCCAATTTAGGAAATTTTAATATCAGGGGTGATGTTGTATACGGTGTGCCCTTAAATCCTCAGGCTTTGGTACTTTCCGCCCTGTACGGCCTGGTCTATAGTTTGACACTTCTTTTGATTGCGGTGATGATTTTCAACCGCAAGGATTTTTAA
- a CDS encoding prepilin-type N-terminal cleavage/methylation domain-containing protein, with product MNFKNDGFTLVELLVVIMILGVLMGMSVPRFSGIREQARVGAMKMNLHNVQVAIETFHQEFGYYAEDFYEDGYGCIFPGGEYDVRIGKLPTNPWTGKEMDPDEFNPEEYDDITDISNTSEYGPNDVSGYDPGNIVYSVWDPPGSAYPLNYGLVGIDHSGSSIRDYDADGDAIIFVLHN from the coding sequence ATGAACTTTAAAAATGATGGCTTTACTCTGGTTGAGCTCCTGGTAGTGATAATGATCTTAGGTGTGTTGATGGGGATGTCGGTACCGAGGTTTTCTGGTATCAGAGAGCAGGCGCGGGTTGGAGCGATGAAAATGAATCTCCACAATGTCCAGGTGGCGATTGAAACCTTTCATCAGGAGTTTGGATATTACGCCGAGGATTTCTACGAGGACGGCTATGGCTGTATTTTTCCCGGTGGGGAGTACGATGTGAGAATCGGTAAATTGCCCACTAATCCCTGGACCGGAAAAGAGATGGACCCGGATGAGTTTAATCCCGAGGAGTATGATGACATTACCGATATAAGTAATACCAGTGAATATGGTCCCAACGATGTTTCCGGTTACGACCCGGGCAATATCGTTTACAGTGTCTGGGACCCACCGGGTTCGGCTTATCCTTTGAATTACGGGCTTGTTGGTATTGACCATAGCGGGTCTTCAATCCGCGATTATGATGCGGACGGAGATGCAATAATATTTGTGTTACACAATTAA
- a CDS encoding prepilin-type N-terminal cleavage/methylation domain-containing protein: MFKKVRTASGFTLIELLVVISVLGILMAFFFPTMISRITNNTRRTATIQEMNALREAIVGNPDVRVGGEIVGTGFKQDVGRLPRHLIELVTRNPFDGMYAQVMYLGKETLPGWDPYIQKGWNGPYIREDGQMGYLYDAWGTPYQYWVENNETLGLKSAGPDGLFYGQPGAVKDDDIKMRF, translated from the coding sequence GTGTTTAAGAAGGTCCGCACCGCCTCGGGTTTTACCCTCATTGAACTTTTAGTCGTGATATCGGTCCTCGGTATCCTGATGGCTTTCTTTTTCCCGACGATGATTTCCCGGATTACAAACAACACCCGCCGTACCGCGACCATTCAGGAGATGAACGCGCTGCGCGAAGCGATTGTCGGCAATCCCGATGTGCGAGTTGGCGGGGAGATTGTTGGTACCGGTTTTAAGCAGGATGTGGGGAGACTGCCGCGGCACCTGATTGAACTTGTTACCCGTAATCCGTTTGACGGTATGTATGCGCAGGTAATGTACCTTGGCAAGGAAACACTTCCGGGCTGGGACCCGTATATTCAGAAAGGGTGGAATGGTCCTTATATTCGCGAAGACGGTCAGATGGGTTATCTTTATGATGCCTGGGGAACCCCTTATCAATACTGGGTAGAAAACAACGAGACGCTTGGTTTAAAAAGCGCCGGTCCGGATGGTCTTTTTTATGGTCAGCCCGGAGCGGTCAAGGATGACGATATTAAGATGAGGTTTTAA
- a CDS encoding prepilin-type N-terminal cleavage/methylation domain-containing protein, with the protein MKRLDKGVTLVELLVVLMILSLILTAAIKTWDVTLERGRFEQTRQKLDRLAKAITGDPDYVIGGVRADFGFIGDMGCLPRTLADLANQPNWVTPPESSRWRGPYVKAPFAESPEAYRIDGWGDSIVFNQDSLFLRSYGGGGLVTPARWLTRSLGYTRNDLLSNTVDGWVVDQRGEPPPDSVAPRVIVQLEYPRDGRTFRDTTSIRPGTNGAFDFIGIPQGVHTLRAMFWHYYPPPPRCDTVVKVLTVLPRVGARGIEVRMNVDWSNP; encoded by the coding sequence ATGAAGAGATTGGATAAGGGCGTAACTCTCGTGGAACTTCTGGTGGTCTTGATGATTCTCAGTTTAATCTTAACGGCCGCGATTAAAACCTGGGATGTAACACTGGAAAGAGGCCGATTTGAGCAGACCCGTCAGAAACTTGACCGGCTGGCAAAAGCGATTACCGGAGACCCGGACTATGTAATTGGTGGCGTGCGCGCCGATTTCGGGTTTATTGGTGATATGGGCTGTCTACCCCGAACTCTTGCCGACCTTGCCAATCAACCGAACTGGGTTACACCCCCGGAGAGCAGCCGTTGGCGCGGACCTTATGTCAAGGCACCATTTGCCGAGTCGCCCGAGGCTTATCGAATTGACGGCTGGGGCGATTCGATTGTTTTCAACCAGGATAGTTTGTTCCTCCGCAGTTACGGTGGTGGTGGGCTTGTAACTCCAGCCCGCTGGCTCACCCGTTCTTTGGGTTACACCCGCAATGACCTTTTGTCCAATACGGTTGATGGCTGGGTGGTTGACCAAAGAGGAGAACCACCGCCCGATAGCGTGGCGCCAAGGGTAATTGTGCAACTGGAATATCCCAGAGATGGACGGACTTTCCGGGATACAACTTCAATCAGGCCGGGAACAAACGGTGCGTTTGATTTCATCGGCATTCCGCAGGGTGTGCATACATTGCGCGCGATGTTCTGGCATTACTATCCCCCACCACCGCGTTGTGATACGGTCGTTAAGGTGCTAACGGTTTTACCGCGGGTAGGGGCAAGAGGGATTGAGGTAAGAATGAATGTAGACTGGAGTAATCCGTGA